The genomic segment TGCCGTTTCTGGTCCAGAATAACCACTCTCTCTAGTGCCGTTTCTGGTCCAGAATAACCACTCTCTCTAGTGCCGTTTCTGGTCCAGAATAACCACTCTCTCTAGTGCCGTTTCTGGTCCAGAATAACCACTCTCTCTAGTGCCGTTTCTGGTCCAGAATAACCACTCTCTCTAGTGCCGTTTCTGGTCCAGAATAACCACTCTCTCTAGTGCCGTTTCTGGTCCAGAGTAACCACTCTGTCTAGTGCCGTTTCTGGTCCAGAATAACCACTCTCTCTAGTGCCGTTTCTGGTCCAGAATAACCACTCTGTCTAGTGCCGTTTCTGGTCCAGAGTAACCACTCTGTCTAGTGCCGTTTCTGGTCCAGAATAACCACTCTCTCTAGTGCCGTTTCTGGTCCAGAATAACCACTCTCTCTAGTGCCGTTTCTGGTCCAGAGTAACCACTCTGTCTAGTGCCGTTTCTGGTCCAGAGTAACCACTCTGTCTAGTGCCGTTTCTGGTCCAGAATAACCACTCTCTCTAGTGCCGTTTCTGGTCCAGAGTAACCACTCTCTCTAGTGCCGTTTCTGGTCCAGAATAACCACTCTCTCTAGTGCCGTTTCTGGTCCAGAGTAACCACTCTCTCTAGTGCCGTTTCTGGTCCAGAATAACCACTCTCTCTAGTGCCGTTTCTGGTCCAGAATAACCACTCTCTCTAGTGCCGTTTCTGGTCCAGAATAACCACTCTGTCTAGTGCCGTTTCTGGTTCAGAATAACCACTCTCTCTAGTGCCGTTTCTGGTCCAGAATAACCACTCTCTCTAGTGCCGTTTCTGGTCCAGAATAACCACTCTCTCTAGTGCCGTTTCTGGTTCAGCCTTTTTTTTAAAGACCCACCACATATTGCATGCACTCTGTTCAGGACTGTTCCGTGAGAAATGTCAATGTTCTTCTccttaaaaaaatgaaaaaaaagtgaCTAACTTGAGGCCTACAGAGTGGATATTCCTGTGACAGGAGCGGTATTTTCTGTCCACGTGTGGAAACTAGTAAGGCTTTACAGATCTGAAGACAGATCACAACACATTTAGAAGAGAGAGAATTATCAAGTCTGGTTTCTCGGCTGTTCCCAGAACCCAGATGAAGCCTACTCCTGGACATAAAAtcatgctcaatggagaatctctatTGAAAGTCCAGGAGACAAGCCCCTCATTTTCTAAAAGAAGTGTCACCCATTATGGTGAAGGTTAGGACTGTGCAAGGGTAAACTGCTCCTAGATCTGCTGCAGCAGGAAACTTCTAACTAAAGCCAGTTCTCTGATCCTGTGTTGTGGTGCTGCTGTAGTCAGTTATTTACTCTCCAACAGACTACAGTAATACACTCTCAAACCTACATAGAAAAGGCCTTGGTGATGAAAAGTGCACAAACAAGATATGTTAAAAACAGATGTAGGAATATTCGCTTGATGTAAAACCAACCGCCAGTCTTCTTCCTGAAACGTCACTTGAATATGCCTGGGTTTAGCTTTTCTTTAACCCAAGTTTTTCGGTTATTGCACATTTCTAAAATGGCAGACAGTTTCTCAGGATGACTGTGTTTGTTGGCTGCAAGGCAGATCAAAGGTCCATAAGTGACAAACTGCCTCCTGCAGTGCCTGTATTAGAACAGACTCCTTATGGGTTCATCAGTAACTCCTAGATCCTATTAACATGAAACAAGACTTTCAGTACCTCAACTGGAGGACTTCCATCTTTGAAACCCTATAAGGCCTCGGCCTCATGGTTCACACACAAATTGGAATGAAAATAAGGCTAACGTCCGACATTGGAGATGGCATCCTCTTGCCCTTCAGACCATCTTAGAGAGTCTAGCTAAACCTTATGATGTTGACCATTTAAACgtcctgtaatatctcaatggGAGTGGGGTGAGTAGTGTCATACTGTAGTATCATCATATTAGCAGTCTGGTGTCTGTAGCTTCCCTCAGCTTCTACAATCAAAACAGAAAACCCCAAAGAAAACCCACAAACCAAAACCTGAAGAAATAAAAGAAACAAAAGCAAAAGGTTGAGTCAAATCTAAATTAAATTTAATGATTGCATGTTCAAAGTAAAACGATCAAAACAAAGGACCAAAACCAAAGCAACAAAAATCTATACCAACAAAAATCACAAAGGCTGTAAATTCTTCTTTAGCTCGAGATGAGCAGTAAAAAAACAACTCTTCAACTCTGATCAGTAGTCTACGCTGCGACGAAAAAAGAAAGTTAGTCTCTCAGAAAGAAAATTCAAGAAAAACAAAGATACTAAAGAGAAAActtcttttttttacaaaaacagcAAACTGGATGAGAAAGAGCAGTGTTGCTCCACTCTGTGTTAGATTCAGCCTTAGTACCGGTTGTTCAGATGTCCAAACTATTACTGGCAAGGGGAAGAGAGTCATAACGGTAAGCATCTTCCCTATTCACAAAGCTTCTCAGAGGActgaatgctgatctaggatcagctcctctCTGTCCATATAAATCGTACTTATTAATGATCGACAAGGCCAaagtgatcctagatcagcatgtgaatacaggccctgggaTCATATCCTTCCATTTCTTTGGTCCTTCTTAAAACATGTTCCTACTTTAAAATCTCcagacctttttttttttttacatggcctCGCAGAGAGTCAACTTTTAAAAGACCCCCAAAAACGGGACACACGCTGCTATGAAATGGTACCATCCAGTACCTAACGTGCGGTGTATAAAACTGAATCCGCAAGGTGAGAGAAGACCAATGTATGGTTTACGTCAAAACAGCTGACTATCGCTCTGATATTACATAATAAGGAtttaaaaagtgcttttcttttagAATGGCTGGAGACAGTGGATGGCTTGACAGGGTGGTAACTTAAGGCATCTATTTCTACACTGGAACCAGCGTCTAAGACAGCATGCTTCCTCCGACAGTGGGAGACTAGACGTATGAATGTAGCGCATCCTTCTCCAAGTCCCTACCGTGGTCCTACCATTCATATGGCACATAGTGACACTAGTTTAGTCTCACAGGAAAAACTATCTAGTCTTGAATTGTCAAATTGGTCACAATATCAGGATAAACATTGAGAACTGCGTTTGGAACATCCCAAAgcatgagtaaaaaaaaaataaaataagagaaATATCAAACTCAGCCTAGACTCTCTGTTAGACTAGTACAAAGATGCAGAGTGAGAATGGGCTTAGTGAGATAACGCTAAAAACAAGTTTGTTTTGTCAAACTGAGGCAATTTACCCTCCATATTAGAAGCCTGGTGTGaggtttctctcctccctctatcaccccccctcctctccctcttctctctctacttgtGGCCTTTGCTGGTCTTGAAGGACACCTGTAGGATCTTGTCCCCGAGGCGGTAACCGTTGAGGCTGCCGATCGCCATGGCGGCCTCCTCGTAGTTCGTCATGGTAACAAAGCCAAAGCCTTTGCACTTGTTGGTATTGAAGTCGCGGATGACCTTGACGTTGGTGACGGCGCCGAAGGGCCCAAACATCTGCCACAGGATGCCCTCGTCGGCATCCTGGCCCAGGTTGTAGATGAAGATGCACCAGCCAGAGTTGGCGTTTCCCGGCACACTCACCCCAGACATACCGCTCATATGGTCCACAGACATCGGAGAAAACCtgggggaggacagagggggcTAGGGTTACCACTGTCTCTCTTCACACTCATTTTAGAGAACCTGAGAGGGAACAacgcttcagtgtgtgtgtgttacctgaatCTCTGAGCCTGGTGGTGAACTGGCCCTCCAAAGCGTCGTCCCTGGTTGTGGTAGAGCTGAGATATGAGCTGAGTGTTCTTGGCCTGGTTGGGGCTGGCAGCAAACTTCACTGTGATTGGCTCAGCGGATCCGGGGGGTTTCTGTCCGTTCAGGTCTTTGATGGCGTCCTCGGCCTCCGCTCGCTTGTCAAACCGGATGAACGCCACCCCCCGAGACAGGCCTGGGAACAGAAACGAACAGGACAGGTTCAGCTGAGAGACAGACGAACACAGCGAGGCCTGGTtctagagtgtgtgtctgtgtggtcctACCCGAGGCCTGGTCGACCAGCACCCGGGAGTTGATGATGCGTCCGTAGCGAGCGAACATGTCCTCCACGTCTTTCTGGGTCATGGTCTTGGGCAGGCCACTGATGTACAGGTTGGCGTCTTTAATGGTGTCAGAGCTCGGCCGCGCATATGAAACCTAACACCAGAGGTCAGCACAGAGCACATTAAACACCACTGACAATATCCTCAGTACTACACACTGATTACACACAACCCTGAATTATATCTAGCCAGATATGAGAAATTACTTTTTAATAAAAGTGGATGTTGGAAGGTTGTTTGAATATTTTTATGCAATCTTTGCAAATTAATGTTTTGTAATTGCCTTATGTTTTGAATTTACAAAAACACGAGTTTACTTTTATAAAGCCTTCATGAGTAATGTCTCCAAAACTCgaaaatgaaaaagtgaaaagttGCCTTGACTGACCATTGTGGCTTTTACGTAGAAAACCATTCCCTTAGTAAGCTGTGGTGGGCAATATCGAAGTCAAAATTACGTAAACTACTATTATAGTACCAAAATCAACACAGGGAAAAACATTAAGGAGTGATTTTTTTTCCTCTCGTACCAAACCAAATAAAAAGTTCCAAACTTAAAATGATAAATTAACGTGTAAAAATGTCAACCTGAAGTAGCGATGCTGAATAAAGAAATGAAAATAAAGTTTAGTCCTCAATAAAGATGAAAATACGGTTGCACTTCTCTACTCCATCCGTCAGAAGCGGGGCCAGTGATCTATCAGACGCTGTCTTGTCCTGTCTAATATAGACCCATACTAACGCCAATTCCCAAATCCAATCCTAAATTACTGGCACTACATGGCCATCTGAAACGATTGGGTTGGTATTAGCAAAGGGAAAAGGCTAACATAACAGCATATTGCTAACACCCACGCAATCCTTTCAGATCCATAGGAGGGCCTAGGAGGAAGCGTCTAGGGGTGGATTTGACGGTCAGCCTCAGTAGAGAAGGGCTAGTTTAATGACATGACATGGTTGGGTTGACACAGTACTGTAGGAACACCTTATTGCACGTTACCTTGATAGTTTTAGACTGTAGCCTTAGTCCATTCAGAGTATTGATAGCTCTTTCTGCATCGCTAGGGGTAAGATAGTTAACAAATCCGTACCCTAAACTGTGGCCTagagaaaaaaaaaggaaaacaataaaataaaataaaaaaacgtatAGTTTCAAATAAATCGGCACACTGGTGAAATAAatgattaaacaaaacaaatcTACACAATGCATGCTAGTCGAGAAACAAGTAACAAAGAAATAGGCTTCAAACCAAACTGGACTGTTTTCCTGGAATAAGGAAAGCTGAGCCCATCACGGACAGATCGAGAGCATGGGTAAATATCTACACCAACAGCCTTATACAAAACAACTATTTGGAATACCTCGATTATCAAGTTTAGGAGGACAAATGTTCAAATTGCAGCGAGACATAGTCCTAGTCCTAAACAGAACATATGACATGAAGCCGTTTGCATAGACACTACAAACATCTCACCACAAAGTTACTAGTGAGAATGTCAAAGATGTCTGTCTCATCAGCAGTTCTCATACACCTACAAGAGGCAGACAGGGCAGTATACCAgttactctacacactgactggttGGCTTGAACAAACATGTTATGGAGGTGCCCTTCATAATATTTCAACAATTATGGGGTCCCCACGGTTTGTTAAAAGGTACCCGAGTTGTGTTCAGTAGGACGCAACATAGCAAAATGTTCAAACACGCCCCTGTAAAATGTGAGCCCTAAACGCAGACCAACTCCTCCATCCATTCTACTCCAAGGTCAAAGGTCACACACCTGTAGTGCATTGTGGGACAAGGTGTTCCGTACCTGCCACTTTGTCCCGTATGAGCTTGGCGGACTCCACCTCGCCAATGCTGCTGAAGAGGCTGCGCAGCTCGTCCTGGCTCATGCTCTGGGGAAGGTAGTTGACTATCAGGTTGGTCTTGGCATCCGtcacctcatctcctcctcccatGTGATCCTCGTAGCCGTTGGACATGTCATACACCtcctggggagggaggggagagagagggggcacagTTAAGGAAGAGAAAAACAGGCATTCGGAAGTAAACCAGCATGGCTGAAACGTCAACGGGATGCAGACTTTAAATCATTAAAGGAAAACAATAATATTCGTACAATTCTACATGCAACATTGTAAACATCCTAATCTACAGAGCCTAATTACACCACAGATTTAGAAGCACCATGGTGGATGGCAGCAGCGACTGTAGCTCCTCTTACCCACAAGTTAATCACCAGCAGTAC from the Salmo salar chromosome ssa17, Ssal_v3.1, whole genome shotgun sequence genome contains:
- the LOC106575430 gene encoding ELAV-like protein 1 isoform X2 is translated as MAVRRGHIRYLKEVYDMSNGYEDHMGGGDEVTDAKTNLIVNYLPQSMSQDELRSLFSSIGEVESAKLIRDKVAGHSLGYGFVNYLTPSDAERAINTLNGLRLQSKTIKVSYARPSSDTIKDANLYISGLPKTMTQKDVEDMFARYGRIINSRVLVDQASGLSRGVAFIRFDKRAEAEDAIKDLNGQKPPGSAEPITVKFAASPNQAKNTQLISQLYHNQGRRFGGPVHHQAQRFRFSPMSVDHMSGMSGVSVPGNANSGWCIFIYNLGQDADEGILWQMFGPFGAVTNVKVIRDFNTNKCKGFGFVTMTNYEEAAMAIGSLNGYRLGDKILQVSFKTSKGHK
- the LOC106575430 gene encoding ELAV-like protein 1 isoform X3: MTQKDVEDMFARYGRIINSRVLVDQASGLSRGVAFIRFDKRAEAEDAIKDLNGQKPPGSAEPITVKFAASPNQAKNTQLISQLYHNQGRRFGGPVHHQAQRFRFSPMSVDHMSGMSGVSVPGNANSGWCIFIYNLGQDADEGILWQMFGPFGAVTNVKVIRDFNTNKCKGFGFVTMTNYEEAAMAIGSLNGYRLGDKILQVSFKTSKGHK
- the LOC106575430 gene encoding ELAV-like protein 1 isoform X1 gives rise to the protein MAVRRGHIRYLKEVYDMSNGYEDHMGGGDEVTDAKTNLIVNYLPQSMSQDELRSLFSSIGEVESAKLIRDKVAGTEHLVPQCTTGHSLGYGFVNYLTPSDAERAINTLNGLRLQSKTIKVSYARPSSDTIKDANLYISGLPKTMTQKDVEDMFARYGRIINSRVLVDQASGLSRGVAFIRFDKRAEAEDAIKDLNGQKPPGSAEPITVKFAASPNQAKNTQLISQLYHNQGRRFGGPVHHQAQRFRFSPMSVDHMSGMSGVSVPGNANSGWCIFIYNLGQDADEGILWQMFGPFGAVTNVKVIRDFNTNKCKGFGFVTMTNYEEAAMAIGSLNGYRLGDKILQVSFKTSKGHK